Proteins encoded in a region of the Campylobacter magnus genome:
- the rpsU gene encoding 30S ribosomal protein S21, whose protein sequence is MPGVKVHQNESFDEAYRRFKKQTDRNLVVTEVRARRFFEPMTEIRKKQKIAARKKILKRLYMLRRYESRF, encoded by the coding sequence TTGCCAGGTGTAAAGGTTCATCAAAACGAGAGCTTCGACGAGGCTTATCGTCGCTTTAAAAAGCAAACTGACCGCAATCTTGTGGTTACAGAAGTGCGCGCACGCCGCTTCTTTGAGCCTATGACTGAGATTCGCAAAAAACAAAAAATCGCAGCTCGTAAGAAAATTCTTAAAAGGCTCTATATGCTACGCCGTTATGAAAGCCGCTTCTAA
- a CDS encoding S8 family serine peptidase translates to MKKEVFLIAISASIALGANNQKDLDLINASAAYDQGITGSGVKIGVIDGAARDDVSLLQGKVNDQMFSKYKGSTYKPDYTVDTHGTHVTSIIVGNNLGNDAPHGVAYGATSYNLQVTGRNTTGSNSDIEVPSSDKIYSYFMDNGVSVINNSWNSKIYPLVGMDGEMGYHPLYISTDANSWIEQAFYKSKEIKSLVQISEENKALVVFAAGNEGMSSPGLFATLPSYNEKLRSFLVVGAVDSDKIKKDGDKLVLNGASVPLFSNGFKGSINYALMAPGNNVIAANAAYGLRDVLGKTDKNEFIAISGTSQATPYVSGAAALVQEKFPFLKPNQVADVLLSTANQNFKKPKVIVKKTTTGEGLKSKTYYTVFYLDDNEIPMKNGQVDTAQVEKDLDAEGYYWRESWGAIQASNINQFKDPEYNWIQKASWQEVFGQGILDIGKAMGGIGKLDANRMSDKDIDSENSKQALYTLNIEKNHGQVIFSNNISQRLWEDNTHEKDAVSKPIKLPNVTQIGIKKDGDGTLLLSGNSDYKGDTIINNGELILSGKLISSSVFAKNSSIFTLQQGTVNNNVNISNNAMLRGIGKIEGNLINYGIVRAGFYDDKDSSSSLDTLRVGGEYSQRGSNAILQIAFAKSDLNSKFIAKNYDIQDGGLQYVPLHNADNLIQKGETITVNLDDGLVQQFGNFKISALSTNLLAFDMQEDGKSFIARERNGNEQGRGLDKGQVKQPTPTPPDGGDSSGGADGTGTGGSQGGGSSGSGSQGGSGNTPTNPSQPAQPTQPSTPTQPSQPTQPEEQPNQPQNPSGNTGDNNQNNNAGAGNQNQNNQNQNNQNQNNQNNQNNQNNQAEQIAAQQLAGQQAVAAAVLAAAPVAPSSPDAPIKALQGLLNNAATLSPQSTAALAQLDNLPSEQFSDALNAMKNTPTNTNIDSIDTMQKDLTIKNALFLMDPASSLGSLNTSSSVFAPTAAFGDEYLGKVDDVFIKTELSAGIAYRHTDHDNYKQNSYLLDLQAKKALSDSTLLGGFIGLSHSKTEDDLSDTRSNMFSLGLSLNHNFDSFGVLLGASAGMSFNRYEQSIKYLSNAKSDANYKNYFANFQGGVYKSFKLSENLNFTPIALLDYSVIRQDSFSQSGALAKNYEAKTTHFGRGWLGANLVYNTELNNNWRFNASLFAFYWRKFNNKDINQNLSFVEASNQKFLANTSRSEKQGFYGGVALGASKGNKFFRISISDEKARAYNQYEIMLRAGISF, encoded by the coding sequence ATGAAAAAAGAAGTATTTTTAATAGCAATTAGTGCTAGTATAGCCCTAGGGGCAAATAATCAAAAAGATTTAGACTTGATAAACGCAAGCGCAGCTTATGATCAGGGTATAACAGGCTCAGGCGTAAAGATTGGCGTTATAGACGGTGCTGCTAGAGATGATGTAAGTCTTTTGCAAGGCAAAGTAAACGATCAAATGTTTTCAAAATATAAAGGAAGCACTTATAAGCCAGATTACACAGTAGATACACATGGTACTCATGTAACAAGCATTATAGTAGGAAATAACTTAGGAAATGATGCTCCACATGGTGTGGCTTACGGAGCTACAAGTTATAACTTACAAGTTACTGGTAGAAATACAACTGGAAGCAACTCGGACATTGAAGTACCTTCATCAGATAAAATATATTCTTATTTTATGGATAATGGAGTAAGTGTTATAAATAATAGCTGGAATTCTAAGATTTATCCGTTAGTTGGCATGGACGGAGAAATGGGTTATCATCCATTGTATATATCTACTGATGCCAATTCCTGGATAGAACAAGCTTTTTACAAGTCAAAAGAGATAAAAAGTTTAGTACAAATATCAGAAGAAAATAAAGCTCTTGTGGTTTTTGCTGCTGGAAATGAAGGTATGAGCTCTCCTGGTTTGTTTGCTACGCTACCTTCTTATAATGAGAAATTGCGTTCTTTTTTAGTTGTTGGGGCTGTTGATAGCGATAAAATCAAAAAAGATGGCGATAAACTTGTTTTAAATGGAGCAAGCGTTCCTTTATTTAGCAATGGATTTAAAGGCTCAATAAATTATGCTTTAATGGCACCTGGCAATAATGTCATAGCAGCAAATGCTGCTTATGGTTTGCGTGATGTGCTAGGCAAAACAGATAAAAACGAATTTATTGCAATTAGTGGAACAAGTCAAGCCACGCCTTATGTATCAGGAGCGGCAGCTTTGGTACAAGAAAAATTTCCGTTTCTTAAACCAAACCAGGTTGCCGATGTTTTACTAAGCACCGCAAATCAAAATTTCAAAAAGCCAAAAGTAATCGTAAAGAAAACTACTACTGGCGAAGGTTTAAAAAGTAAAACTTATTATACCGTATTCTATTTAGATGATAATGAAATCCCAATGAAGAATGGTCAAGTAGATACGGCTCAAGTTGAAAAAGACTTAGACGCAGAGGGATATTATTGGAGAGAATCTTGGGGTGCTATTCAAGCTAGTAATATAAATCAATTTAAAGACCCAGAATATAACTGGATTCAAAAAGCTAGCTGGCAAGAGGTTTTTGGACAAGGAATTTTAGATATAGGTAAGGCTATGGGTGGTATCGGCAAACTTGATGCCAACCGTATGAGCGACAAAGATATAGATTCTGAAAATTCTAAACAAGCTCTTTACACATTGAATATAGAAAAAAATCATGGTCAAGTAATTTTTAGCAATAACATCTCTCAAAGATTATGGGAAGATAACACACATGAAAAAGATGCTGTAAGTAAACCAATAAAATTACCAAATGTAACTCAAATAGGTATAAAAAAAGATGGTGATGGCACACTACTCTTGAGTGGTAATAGTGATTACAAAGGAGACACTATAATAAATAATGGTGAGTTAATACTGAGCGGAAAACTTATAAGTTCATCTGTATTTGCTAAAAATTCAAGCATTTTTACACTGCAACAAGGCACAGTAAATAACAATGTAAATATTAGTAACAATGCTATGCTTAGAGGTATAGGTAAAATTGAAGGCAATTTAATAAACTATGGTATTGTAAGAGCTGGTTTTTACGATGACAAAGACTCATCTAGCAGCCTCGATACTTTAAGAGTAGGTGGGGAATATAGTCAAAGGGGATCTAATGCTATATTACAAATTGCTTTTGCTAAAAGCGATTTAAATAGTAAATTTATTGCCAAAAATTATGATATACAAGATGGTGGGCTGCAATATGTGCCACTACACAATGCTGATAACTTAATTCAAAAAGGTGAAACAATAACTGTAAATTTGGACGATGGTCTAGTTCAGCAATTTGGAAATTTTAAAATTTCTGCACTTTCTACAAACTTATTAGCTTTTGATATGCAAGAAGACGGAAAAAGCTTTATAGCCAGAGAAAGAAATGGTAACGAACAAGGCAGAGGCTTAGATAAAGGGCAAGTAAAGCAGCCAACACCAACACCACCAGATGGTGGTGATAGCTCAGGTGGTGCAGACGGCACTGGCACTGGTGGTTCACAAGGTGGCGGCAGTTCAGGCTCTGGTTCGCAAGGTGGTTCAGGTAACACACCAACTAACCCAAGCCAACCAGCTCAGCCAACTCAACCAAGCACGCCAACTCAACCTAGCCAACCAACCCAACCAGAAGAGCAGCCTAACCAGCCACAAAACCCAAGTGGCAACACCGGCGATAATAACCAAAATAATAACGCCGGCGCAGGTAACCAAAACCAAAACAACCAAAACCAAAACAACCAAAACCAAAACAACCAAAACAACCAAAACAACCAAAACAACCAAGCAGAGCAAATAGCTGCTCAGCAACTAGCAGGGCAACAAGCAGTAGCTGCTGCTGTTTTAGCTGCTGCCCCAGTCGCTCCAAGCAGTCCTGATGCTCCTATAAAAGCACTTCAAGGCTTGCTTAATAATGCTGCTACTCTAAGTCCACAGAGCACCGCTGCCCTAGCCCAGCTAGACAACTTGCCTAGCGAGCAGTTTAGCGACGCTCTAAATGCTATGAAAAACACACCAACAAACACAAACATAGACTCTATTGATACAATGCAAAAAGACTTAACTATCAAAAACGCTCTATTTTTAATGGATCCAGCTAGCTCGCTTGGCTCACTAAATACTTCTAGTTCTGTATTTGCGCCAACAGCAGCCTTTGGCGATGAGTATCTAGGCAAGGTTGATGATGTGTTTATAAAAACAGAACTTAGCGCAGGTATAGCCTACCGCCACACCGACCACGATAATTACAAGCAAAACTCTTATTTGCTAGATTTGCAAGCCAAAAAAGCTCTTAGTGATAGCACCTTGCTAGGTGGCTTCATCGGTCTATCTCACTCAAAGACTGAGGATGATCTAAGCGACACCAGATCAAATATGTTTAGCCTAGGGCTTAGCCTAAATCACAATTTTGATAGCTTTGGCGTGCTTTTGGGGGCTAGTGCTGGTATGAGCTTTAACCGCTATGAACAAAGCATAAAATATCTAAGCAACGCAAAAAGTGATGCAAACTACAAAAACTACTTTGCTAACTTTCAAGGCGGCGTTTATAAAAGCTTTAAGCTAAGCGAGAACCTTAATTTTACGCCTATTGCGCTACTAGATTATAGCGTGATAAGGCAAGATAGCTTCTCTCAAAGCGGAGCTCTGGCAAAAAACTACGAGGCAAAGACCACGCACTTTGGCAGGGGCTGGCTGGGCGCAAATCTAGTTTATAACACTGAGCTAAATAATAACTGGCGCTTTAATGCTAGCCTTTTTGCCTTTTATTGGAGAAAGTTTAATAACAAAGATATAAATCAAAATCTAAGCTTTGTTGAAGCTAGTAATCAAAAGTTTTTAGCAAATACAAGCAGAAGCGAGAAGCAAGGCTTTTATGGTGGCGTTGCTCTTGGTGCTAGCAAGGGCAATAAGTTTTTTCGCATTAGCATAAGTGATGAAAAAGCAAGAGCTTATAATCAATATGAAATCATGCTAAGGGCTGGGATAAGCTTTTAA
- the ccoG gene encoding cytochrome c oxidase accessory protein CcoG, with the protein MTYAKKRYFTYALITIITLVLPFIRIDGNHFFLLSFDHKKLNILFTSFDMQELYLMPFLLVIFFLSIFFMTTLGGRVWCGWSCPQTIFRVIFRDLLQTKIFKIRGNIKDKQRPSKNYPVRKALSIAIFALIAFVAASNLLWYFVPPEDFFAYLQNPAEHKLLFGIVTGFALFLIFDVCFLAENFCIYVCPYARIQSTMFDHDTIQVIYDERRGGRVFDGAAKLGKKPVAGECIGCEACVAVCPTHIDIRRGMQLECINCLECSDACAAVMGKKGEPSLISWTSAHSLDTGKKVQYFRFRTIAYMVIILAFAIALGFMSTKKENMLLNINRNTELYHIVADGEKIRVQNAYTFLIQNTDNKAHSYTFSLSEPRIEFVRPKNEIKLEAGAKRKIVVILETKERLIEESMHDTPMDITITAVASDEPERVRVERHTRFVYPKMSEIEKAMKK; encoded by the coding sequence ATGACTTACGCAAAAAAACGCTATTTTACCTACGCCTTAATCACGATTATAACGCTAGTTCTGCCCTTTATCCGCATTGATGGCAACCACTTTTTCTTGCTAAGCTTTGATCACAAAAAGCTAAACATTCTCTTTACTAGCTTTGATATGCAAGAGCTGTATTTGATGCCATTTTTGCTGGTGATTTTCTTTCTTAGTATTTTCTTTATGACTACGCTTGGTGGTCGTGTGTGGTGTGGCTGGAGCTGTCCGCAGACGATATTTAGGGTGATTTTTAGAGATTTATTGCAAACTAAGATTTTTAAAATCCGTGGCAATATAAAAGACAAACAACGCCCAAGCAAAAACTATCCAGTTCGCAAGGCTCTAAGTATAGCGATTTTTGCCCTGATTGCCTTTGTGGCTGCTAGCAACCTGCTTTGGTATTTCGTGCCGCCTGAGGATTTCTTTGCTTATCTTCAAAACCCAGCCGAGCATAAACTGCTTTTTGGTATAGTAACTGGCTTTGCGCTATTTCTTATCTTTGATGTGTGCTTTTTGGCTGAGAATTTCTGCATTTATGTCTGTCCTTATGCTCGCATTCAAAGCACGATGTTTGATCACGATACCATACAAGTAATTTACGATGAGAGGCGTGGCGGACGCGTGTTTGATGGTGCTGCAAAGCTTGGCAAAAAGCCGGTAGCTGGCGAGTGTATAGGCTGTGAGGCCTGTGTGGCTGTGTGTCCTACGCACATTGATATTCGCCGTGGTATGCAGCTTGAGTGTATAAACTGCCTTGAGTGCTCTGATGCCTGTGCTGCTGTAATGGGCAAAAAGGGCGAGCCAAGCCTGATTTCATGGACTTCTGCACACTCGCTAGATACTGGCAAGAAAGTTCAGTATTTTAGATTTAGAACTATTGCTTATATGGTGATTATTTTAGCATTTGCTATAGCTCTTGGCTTTATGAGTACTAAAAAAGAAAACATGCTACTAAACATAAACCGCAACACCGAGCTATATCACATCGTAGCTGATGGTGAAAAAATAAGAGTACAAAACGCCTATACCTTCCTTATCCAAAATACAGATAATAAAGCGCATTCTTATACATTTAGCCTTAGCGAGCCAAGAATAGAGTTTGTAAGACCAAAAAACGAGATCAAGCTAGAAGCAGGCGCAAAACGCAAAATAGTCGTTATTTTGGAGACAAAAGAACGCCTTATAGAAGAGAGTATGCATGATACGCCTATGGATATTACTATCACAGCAGTGGCTAGTGATGAGCCTGAAAGAGTAAGAGTAGAGCGTCATACTCGCTTTGTCTATCCAAAAATGAGCGAAATAGAAAAGGCTATGAAAAAATAG